The Passer domesticus isolate bPasDom1 chromosome 15, bPasDom1.hap1, whole genome shotgun sequence nucleotide sequence ACGTGTGGGAAGGTAGGAAAGAACTGCTTCaaagctgctccttcccctctcctGTATAAACTTTCCTTAAACAACAACTTATCACTAGGTGTTGTCATCCTTATTAATTTATTCAAAATAACAGGAGTTGGGTGAAAAGGTACAACCTCACAATTCCTCAGTGgttcctctcctgtccctgccttgaGGGACATTAAATACTCTAAAAACAGAGCCAAAGTGGCCTCTCTTGAAAGCAGCTTCCATCCAACACAGAATCCTACTTGagacccattaaaaaaaaaaataaaaaagactgACATTCCAGAAGATGGAGCTAATTAACATCCATGGACTTGAGGAAATATTAAAATTCCCAAGACTTAAACTGCTTTGGCCAGCCCTGGTCTCCCCCTCGTGTGGTTCAGCAATGAACAaacagctccttctccttccctgcactgcccaggctctgtgccctgccctgggcaagGAGATGCAGAACATCCAACTCCTCACCAAACCTGCTTCGGAAAAACCCGAGTTTGCCACCTGCTGGCCACAGCATCACCAAGGCCAAACCAGCCTGAGCACGAGCATTGCATTCTGTTTAGTTCCTGATTTCTCAGCTAGAACAGACCCTTTTAGGGCAATAAGGGTTATTTTGTACATGAGTATCATAAAAAAGTCTCCTTTTACAACATTAGGATTTGAAAGACCTcaattaatttcttaattttttctcattaaagaATAATGGGTGAACAATCAGCTTTCCCTCCACTCTGTATTTTTAGAATACAACTTTTGGTTATCTGTGTCTTAAAATACAATCAGTTTTCCACAAATGCACCTTCCCCTTTGCCTTGAGCAAACTTTTCAGTGCAAGATTTCAGTGCAACAAAACTGTAGCAATTTGCACAATTTTGGAAACCCCATGAAagagattttaattttccaGAATTTCAAGATTAAACTTCTCCAATTTTTTGTGTGCTATATTGAAAGTTTCAACAAGACTAGAAATGATCAGAACTGTCAGTGATCATTAACCCAATTAAACTTTGGGTAGGTATAAAACGTAGACAATTGTACAATTAAAATTGCTTTTGGATTGTGAGCTGTCTTCCTCAGGGATTACTTCACTTCTCTTTGAGTAAAGCAGTTAGGGGACTGTTTTGGTTTTCCATTAAAATAGATGAGTAACTGGACCTGGTTTATGTCAGATAACAGGCATTTAATaagattttatttctataaTAAACACTTCTGTTCAGCAAAAATTTCATGGGAAATGTTGTCAAGTTTGATTTTAGATGTTGAATTTGTTGCAGTGTGCAATCATCTTCATTACATAATTTTAGAGCTAATTAATTTAAACTAATTAATTTATCTACTGCCAGCCCAAGTTGAGATTATGACAAGCAACAGCTGAGAGCTCAGTGTAAATTTAGTCAGGCACACAAATtcatatttgggttttttgtaagAAGCACAAGACAGACTTTTTCAAGTGTTAAAAATTGGGAAAGAGCTGTTTCCTCAGCCCACTTCTGTGTATTGTTAAGCCTATCCTAACAGAAAAATCCAACAACTGAATAAAACAATAGCAGGAATTTAACACTCTCCAGGTGTTAAATTGTGAAGTGTCCTCTGGAGGTTTGACAGCTGTGCTTAGAAGGCAGAGCTACACCTGGACCAACAATATTTCACTATTACCACCAACTCCTGCTATTCTGAGTGAGCAACCTGCACTGTTTCTATGCTATGAACAACTGAATgtagtattttatttaaattatagaatggtttgggttggaagggttcTTAAGGATCATCTatttccaaccccctgccacgATACTGTGATAAAACCCAGGGATTTGATCTCCCAAGCATTTAAAGATGGTTGTGAACAGCCAGGAGTCCTGCCAGCACCCCAGGGCTCACCTCTGACATACTCAGTGGATGCCATGGAGCTGTATTTCTTGCTGTCACCTGCACCAGAAGGCTTCTCTTCCTTGTAGGGTTGTTTACTGCCCTGGTTTCTGTATTGCTCACATAAATGGTCATCTGGAGGACGGgattcttccttcttctcccaTGTTTTCTTCTGGAAACGAGGATCTAAATATTCCAATAAGTCTTTCAGTTTCCTGTCGtgcttcttctttttcttctttttcttatgTTTGCGATTGTCATTGTCAAAGTGGAGCACAGAGCAATCCAAATCATAAAGTCTGAAGGAAACATGCaagttaaaaatggaaaaacagatgtggcacttgatGTATATAtgaaatgttatttatttaCCACAGGTGACGACTTGCAGAGTGTCTGCTACTTTGTGGTACTTTCTGCATATCTAAGTTAATTTAGTTGCAGCAATCTTAAGCCCTCAGATTGAAGGACAAGAGGTCGTGGTTTGTACACAAATTGTTAACAGGCATAtggggaattaaaaaaaaaaattaaaattgtaacCTAATCAAGAACGGTGTGCAGATGTTATTCTGTCTACATTGTCCAGCTCTAGTGTTCTAACACAATTCAGCAACATCTTTCCTATCTTCTCTTGGCCAACCTAATAACATGATCCCGTCACATTATGACAGATAAGTTACTtagaaacaatgaaaaaaaggCAGACATGAGAAATACCCAGaaaataattaggaaaaaattgctGATTATGCTGGAATCCTTGCTTACTTGTAATCCTTCTCTCGATGTTTATCTTTggacttctttttcttcttgacCTTCTTATACTTTTTGATTCTTTGGTCATCTgtctttctgcatttcttttctatGTCACTTCCACTTTCTTCTTGGTGGGAGTATTTTCTTTTGCCATTtcttagtttttctttttcGCTGTCCCGGGAAGAGTCCTCAAAGTTTGAGTGAGCTGACACTGGGGGAAGTGCGTGCCTTTCGCGGGAATATTTTTCCGAGTGCTGCTGAGGTACTGAACAGTGGTGGAAGtttgctctgtggctgctgaaGTGATGCACATCCTCCTCTCGGGAGAGTGTGCTGTGAGCCCATCTGCTTTTGCAGTGATAATCCTTGTGTGACCTGCTGTAAGCTTGGCTCAATTTGTCATAGTCTTTATCACAATGAGAGGACCTCCTCTCCCTACCATCCCTTGTTCCATGGGAGGAATAATAATCATTGTAGTACCTGCATTTATCCCATCTCCGTGGTTCATCTTGATAGTATCTTTCTCTAATCCAAGGTCTGTCTCCTTTGGAATAATAATACCTATTCCTGTCTGGATCTGTCCTTTCTCTGCTTCGGGATCTGTAACGAGAATATtttcctgagctcctgccaTTACTGGGACTGTTTCTCTCGTTGTGGGAGGATCTGTACTTGCTCTCGCTGCAATACTCCTGCTTGTGACGGCTTTGCCTGTTTGTTTCCATGCTGTGAGAGCTCCTCCTCCTGTGGGAATGATCATCTGCTTTGTTTCTGGTTtgcctctccttctcctccgTGTCCGagttttctctcttcctccGGTAGTGCTCTTTGTCAGTCCTTTTAGAgtcatggatttttttcttattttttttcatatgtttATCATCATCTTCACATATTTTATTACTCAGTCCCTCATCTGCTCTAGAAAATTGACTTTCCAATACTTTATCCAGCTTTGTAATAGAAGAGTCATTAACGGGTGGTACCTCTACATAGTTATTAGAAATGTCCTTTGTATCTTGGCATTTATCTGTAATATCTAGAGATGCAAGTTTTTTAGAACTACATTCAATGTCAGGCTTTATAGAGGAAATTTGCCCTAATTTCTCTTTGCTCTCAGGAGATCCTTTGATGTACAAaggattttcttttgaaatgagTTCAGGTTCTTTTGATCTTCTTAGTTTGTCCTTATCTCTGATGTCTTCAGACTCACACTGCCCAAGGAATTCACCTTCACTATCCAAGGATTTTTTCCTAACCTTGTGCTGACCATTGATATTGAGATGTGCATTATCAGCTTTTGTTATAATACTTTCAGCAACTTCTTCTTTGGTAAAAACGGTTTCAGAATCTGATTGAGTAAAAAGTTTCTCAACCTCACAGCTaaagttggaaggaaccttccTGGATTCTTCATAGGCAAACAGTGCTTCCATCACTACAGTATCTGTAACTCCATCACTGTCAGAAGATTTCTGAGGTCCAGAGACACTGcagaaaaatagaaacatatttttaactTGAAAATGTCCACCTAAAAGATGTTAGGAGTAAAATCtcctaaaaaaaacaaactactAATGCAAAACTCTGAAAGACATTGACTTGAGTTTTTCTTCTCTCAGCTTTGCCTTAAAAACCCATCCCCAACACATCCAACTCCTTCCACTTGCAGCTCTGAGTCTCATCAATAGCCAGAACAACTGTATTTGCTCTTCCCCAGCTAGAAAAAAGGGAAACACACAGATTTCCCACTGTCTCAAGTGGGAGAGCAGACTGTGGGAATTTGCATTCACTCATCCTAGGATgcaaaaaagggaaagaggaatAGAAAAAGTATTCCAGAcaatggaagaaaaatgtaaaaacatCCTGTGAAAGTTTTACAGGAGGCATCTGACTGTATTTTGTATCAGAATAATTTGTGCCCAGTGCTGATGTGTGCACTACCAGATGCACACTGTGGAATTCTCTGTACTCATGTAAATATCTTAAGTATTACTTAAAATGGGtaaaatagtaataaatttGTATGAAAACTTGTTTTAATCAGTGTAGTCATTTTACCTCTTTTCCTCTGacaagctgttcaactggctgTACGTAAGAGAGTCTAAGATACCTTGAGGATCTGGTGACAAAGCTTTAGGCATCTACAATTAAAACACAGAAgttaacaaagagaaaaaaaaaagctatattTAGCAGAAAACTACTGCTGACAACATTAGATGTTACACAAGATCACAGAGATACCTGCACTCTTCCCACGTCACCCCCTCCTcccaaaaatgtattttatgaaACTTATTATCTCCCTGAACTTCTCTTATGTTGACATGTCATATGTTAGCTCAGCTCTGCAAATTCAATGGGATAATAGCACAAAGGGTTAGAATAAAAtctgtgctgtgttttcttGGTATTCCATTGTAGTATTCATGAATATTGAATATATCATAGGTGAGAAAGTGCAGATGAACAAATGTAACTCACCGCTTCAAGCACTCCATTTGCTttagagaagaaaatctcagaagGTTTAACGGGTTGGACTTGGCAAGTGGAATCATCAAGTTTCAGTCCATTTTCTTTATATTCATTATCTAAACTAATAGCACCATTTAGGGAATCAATTTTTGGCAGCTCATGCTGGGATCTCTCTTCAGCATTCTGACAGGATGAATGGGAATTATGCAATGTACGGACCACCTTCCCAATCAGAATTCCATTGGAAGAAATGACGTTGCAATGCCTTTTGAACAAGCCCTTGGACTCCTCGGATTTTCCTGAAGGCTCTGCACCGTAAGGAACCACGTTATCAGCACAGAGCTTAGGGTTTCCATTCACTGCTGGCTCAACAAAGATCTCATCAGGAACCTCCTGCTTGGAGACATTAGTAGCAACTGACACTGTGGAGAGGTTTGAGGTaggctctgctgcagaagagtTTGTAATTGTGGCTGAAGGAAGGGGCTTCAgatcctcctcctccacagcGCTGCTCGGACACTCCGCCTGCGGCACCGCCTGCCGTGGGGGCAGCTTGTTGTGAATACTGATCGTGATCTTCTGCGTTTTGGAAGGGTCTGCCATTGAAGGCCTGGAAATCGCCCAGTTTTGAACACAAGCTGTTGGTGGAGCTGAAGACGGCCTTTTTACAGCAACACCAACAGTACTGGGATCCTCTTTTAAGGGTCCATTTCCATTTAAACGACTTGAACTCTGGATTTGAAGAGATTGTAAGATGGACATGTTCAAACACACAGCACAAGAAATTTTACAATATTAGATTCTCAAACTAAATAATTCTATAGATTGCCTCAATACCCAAGAAGAAACCTCACCTCCCTCCCCATATACGTGCACGTCCAATGGGTGTGTGTAAATCCTGCCTTTGGAATCAAATGACCATCAGTTTGACACCCACCCAAACAACTTAACATTGACTAAAGCtattaaaagtttttttaagaCTCTCCAACAACACTGGAATAATTCTCCTAGTACTCAGGAACAAGACAATTTGTATTCTATCATTGTCTCAACTAAAGTGACACTGATAGGGACGGGCAgatatttactttttaaatttaaattacttaGGCATTATTGGACTACTTAAATTATCTCAAGAGCACAGCTCCCAAGCTTTAGaaagctgagctggaagggtAAAGTAACAAAGTGGCATGGCTGCACAATTAAGGATCAGCCAATTTGAGCAACTGCCTCTAGCATGAGGGCTGTGAAGAAACCTGCAGTGTGGGAGGGAaaccaaaactcaaaaaaaacccactgtaACTCGGTGCTATCAGTCACCTTGATCATGTGGGGAGGCAGCCGTGGTCCCATGAAGGCAGCCTGCTTGCTGCTGGCGCCGCGCTGGCCCAGGAAGGAGCGCGGGTAGGAGGGCGCGGGCAGGTAGAAGGCGCGCTCCCCCAGCGTCAGGTCGTAGCGCCTGCGGGCACAAGGCAACAGCTCACAGCTCTTCCTTCAGCCCCTTCCAGGGTTAAACCCACCCCATAACCTCAGCAACAGTGAATACGACTTGAAGACACGTCTTGAAGATTAAGGCAGGACTACAAACTGAAGGTTAGATAATGGTTTTCCTACGATGGCTGTCCTTTCCAGAGCAATGATTCAGCCTCACACCATCTATGGCCATGACTGCTCCTCTTTTCTAAACTGGCCAGCTACAGTGAGCAGATAGAAGGCAGTGCACCCACGTGTAGAAGTTTAAGGTCAAGCAATGAAAGGTAATAAATGATACAGGGAACTTCCACTTAGAAATATACAAATAGTAATACTTTCCTagagtgaaaataaaaagaCTTTGAAACAAGGAAAGTATCAGCAACTTGACAGTAAAAATGTTCTGAGCACATCTGGTGTTATTACCTGATATAAAAAAGTACATAAGCTTGCTGATTGAGAACTGTTTTGATATCAGAAAGCTCTACTGAGGCATCATTCATTCGGTACCAAAGTCCATTACCAGCCTGCAAACAAAGACAGAATATCTTCAGATGAATTGCATGTGTTCCAAAGGACATCGCAGATAGAGCACTGCAGAACAAAGCAtaccaaaacaaagcaaacaaagcaCATGATGCAATGTTTTCCCCTAAAACCAGTGGTTAACAgctacattttaatttctttggcAGCAAAAATTGTATCCTGTTAGAAGCTGAGCTGATCTCTACCTTGATGAAGCAGAGATAGTGTCCAGCATTACAGTTGAAGCCACTATGTACAAGAACTGCATATAAAGCATAGATGAGGGGCTCTCCAATAGATTGGGACATATATGCTCGAAGATCCAAATATTCAGGGTATTTTACATCCTAAACAAAGACAAAGAAGATTCAAAAGTTATCCTGAAATACTTCATGGAACAGCCTGAAAAAGACATAGACCAGAACTACATATTTTTCCATTCGCTTGAAAATGCCTCTTCTCAGAAACAACATTTAATAACTTAAGCTGCAGGGAGCTATTTTCCACAGAATTAGCTCTTTAAGGGAAAGGTATGTTCTTATTAAGAACTCTaccagtattaaaaaaaaaagtaacagccACAGCTGCTAAGTTGCTATATCAACTTCTCCTACACTATAGTTACTGCCTGACATATGAACAACTTTAAAATGAGTATTCATCTTTGGGAAATGCCCattacaagaagaaaaagcagcattCCAGCTGCAAACATACCTTGTTGATCTTTCCACCTGTAAAATTTGCAAATCTTTTCAGTGATATTGTGAGAACATTGGAAGAGCGATGTATTGTGTATCTCTTTGATGCTGGAACCATCTTTTTACACCTTTAAAACAAGCACAGACATATTTTTAACATTATAGTCTTTTCTCACCCAGAAGTCAAACAAGTTTTCGTCTCTCACATATGCTTATGCTATTTGAATGATATTTTGCTTGTATAATGTTAGATCTTTTCTTAAAGCCATAAACTGCATTTCAGCTTTGTTAATAGACAGAATGTAGAAGGATATTAGAGACAGCTCAACAGGATTTAGGACATTATCTCTTGATAGCCAAATAAATGCCTGAACATGTATCTTTCTTATGTCAAAAAGGTAAGGCAgtaaaaaatgtaaagaaatcaCTGGAAGGAAAGAGCCATTCTGCAAGAGGCAGACGGTATTGGACAATATTGAGTTTTCTTGTACTGAAGTTGCCTGGAAAGACTGAAACCCTCAGCAGTCCTTCAAAACAAAATTGTTAATTTTGTTTCACTGCACACTCAAAGGAGGTACAGACCAAGTTCTGAAATGCAACCATCAGCACAAAGACTGAAACATGTCACTTCACATTGTCAAGAAAAGTACTGCTGAGTAACAAACAGAAAGGATTTAAGAACCTCTTTTAAAACTGACATCAAAATACAAGGTGCAGAATTCCAAACTGATGGAGAAAGCCAATGAACAAAATAAGAGAGCCACccagaataaggaaaaaaaaaagaagtggttCATAAAATTCTGAAACTTGTATTTAGAGATGAAGGTTTCAGGCAGTAGTAATCGTTATTAGAAACAATAATGGtataaaacaaaaaggaaactgAAAAGTAATATAGTTTGCCAACAATGGAAATTACACTGTACATGCACCAAACCTTTCTTTTCAAACTCACAAAAAGACTGAGCTTCTGGGTTTGTGTGTTTGTGACTAAGCTGATGCTGCCTCTCACCCCacatccctgtgctccagctcaCCACTGATCAGACACACCTTCTAACTCCTGGTCATGAGTATTTGAGTGAGCAACTTCACACTCAGGAAGGCTGACAAGGCCCAGCACAAACAGTATTAGGAAGAAAAGTCTAATGTAAGCAATACAATTCTTATCATGTATTTCCAAATATTCAAACGGAAATATAAAAATTACTCATTCAGAAACAAGTGCATTATTTCCCAAGCACTGAATGATTTCAGTATATCAGTTATGTAAACAAAACTAAATGAAACAGCAAGCCATGTCTGTCTTATTGCTAAACAAAGTCAAGAGATAACTCATCCTCCAAGTCATGCACTGCATTGAACATGTATCTTGCATTA carries:
- the USP42 gene encoding ubiquitin carboxyl-terminal hydrolase 42 — its product is MTIVNKPKSSKSKKSSSRRSDKSMKPRTKKMTSRTASLGRVPPTEDPNKVSVDKGPGGHIYCRSSQKSKPFAQRDLVVNDGIAPPQRILFPPEKICMDWQQTQSVGVGLQNLGNTCFLNSTLQCLTYTPPLANYMLSLEHTKSCHVEGFCMMCTMESHINQVLCCSNNAIKPTSVINGLKRIGKHFHFGSQEDAHEFLCFTVDALQKACLNGSTKLDRSSQATTLIYQIFGGYLRSRVKCLNCKAVSDTYEPFLDVTLDIKAVTSVTRALEQFVKPEQLDGENSYKCSKCKKMVPASKRYTIHRSSNVLTISLKRFANFTGGKINKDVKYPEYLDLRAYMSQSIGEPLIYALYAVLVHSGFNCNAGHYLCFIKAGNGLWYRMNDASVELSDIKTVLNQQAYVLFYIRRYDLTLGERAFYLPAPSYPRSFLGQRGASSKQAAFMGPRLPPHMIKSSSRLNGNGPLKEDPSTVGVAVKRPSSAPPTACVQNWAISRPSMADPSKTQKITISIHNKLPPRQAVPQAECPSSAVEEEDLKPLPSATITNSSAAEPTSNLSTVSVATNVSKQEVPDEIFVEPAVNGNPKLCADNVVPYGAEPSGKSEESKGLFKRHCNVISSNGILIGKVVRTLHNSHSSCQNAEERSQHELPKIDSLNGAISLDNEYKENGLKLDDSTCQVQPVKPSEIFFSKANGVLEAMPKALSPDPQGILDSLTYSQLNSLSEEKSVSGPQKSSDSDGVTDTVVMEALFAYEESRKVPSNFSCEVEKLFTQSDSETVFTKEEVAESIITKADNAHLNINGQHKVRKKSLDSEGEFLGQCESEDIRDKDKLRRSKEPELISKENPLYIKGSPESKEKLGQISSIKPDIECSSKKLASLDITDKCQDTKDISNNYVEVPPVNDSSITKLDKVLESQFSRADEGLSNKICEDDDKHMKKNKKKIHDSKRTDKEHYRRKRENSDTEEKERQTRNKADDHSHRRRSSHSMETNRQSRHKQEYCSESKYRSSHNERNSPSNGRSSGKYSRYRSRSRERTDPDRNRYYYSKGDRPWIRERYYQDEPRRWDKCRYYNDYYSSHGTRDGRERRSSHCDKDYDKLSQAYSRSHKDYHCKSRWAHSTLSREEDVHHFSSHRANFHHCSVPQQHSEKYSRERHALPPVSAHSNFEDSSRDSEKEKLRNGKRKYSHQEESGSDIEKKCRKTDDQRIKKYKKVKKKKKSKDKHREKDYKLYDLDCSVLHFDNDNRKHKKKKKKKKHDRKLKDLLEYLDPRFQKKTWEKKEESRPPDDHLCEQYRNQGSKQPYKEEKPSGAGDSKKYSSMASTEYVRDVELTDESLQYSD